From a single Streptomyces sp. 1331.2 genomic region:
- a CDS encoding IS4 family transposase: protein MARVGQVKSPAGERLSDRIAIGVLTRAFPPGLVDEVIAETGRGEKRSRLLPARVVVYFVLAMCLFFGQGYEEVARVLGEGLGDGRRSWRVPTTAAIGRARRRLGPEPLRLLFARVCRPMAVPGTAGAWYRRWRLVAVDGTTLDLADTEANDAFFGRHVSGRGASAFPQARVVGLAECGTHAVFAAVTGPLSASEQSLSRQLFDRLREGMLLLADRGFYGFELWQHARATGADLLWRVRKSANLPVVRVLSDGSYLSTVHAEPDRRSRRNPVTVRVVEYTLASTGDGTVYRLITTLLDPEEAPAAELAALYVQRWEIETTLDEIKTHQRGPKLVLRSKYPWGVEQEVYGLLLVHHAIRQLMHQAALHEGVDPDRLSFTRSLRVVRRQVPAQAALSPRQTHQGAEPHPG, encoded by the coding sequence GTGGCGAGGGTGGGACAGGTCAAGTCGCCTGCGGGTGAGCGGTTGTCGGACCGGATCGCGATCGGGGTGTTGACCCGGGCGTTTCCGCCGGGTCTGGTGGATGAGGTGATCGCGGAGACCGGGCGGGGCGAGAAACGCAGCCGGTTGTTGCCGGCGCGGGTGGTCGTGTACTTCGTGCTGGCGATGTGCCTGTTCTTCGGGCAGGGCTATGAAGAGGTCGCCCGGGTGCTGGGCGAGGGGCTCGGGGACGGGCGGCGGTCGTGGCGGGTGCCCACGACCGCCGCGATCGGCCGGGCCCGTCGGCGGCTGGGTCCAGAGCCGTTGCGGTTGCTGTTCGCGCGGGTGTGTCGGCCGATGGCGGTGCCCGGGACAGCGGGGGCCTGGTACCGGCGCTGGCGCCTGGTCGCGGTGGACGGCACCACGCTGGACCTGGCGGACACCGAGGCCAACGACGCCTTCTTCGGCCGCCATGTGTCGGGACGCGGAGCGAGCGCGTTCCCGCAGGCCAGGGTGGTGGGGCTGGCCGAGTGCGGCACCCACGCGGTGTTCGCCGCCGTCACCGGTCCGCTGTCGGCGAGCGAGCAGTCCCTGTCCCGGCAGCTGTTCGACCGGCTTCGCGAGGGGATGCTGCTGCTGGCCGACCGGGGCTTCTACGGCTTCGAGCTGTGGCAGCACGCACGGGCCACCGGCGCGGACCTGCTGTGGCGCGTGCGCAAGAGCGCGAACCTGCCCGTCGTGCGCGTGCTCAGCGACGGCTCGTACCTCAGCACGGTGCACGCCGAACCGGACAGAAGGAGTCGCCGCAACCCGGTGACCGTCCGGGTCGTCGAATACACCCTCGCCTCCACCGGTGATGGCACCGTCTACCGCCTGATCACCACTCTCCTCGACCCCGAGGAGGCACCGGCCGCCGAGTTGGCCGCGCTCTACGTCCAGCGCTGGGAGATCGAGACCACCCTGGACGAGATCAAGACCCACCAGCGCGGACCCAAACTCGTCCTGCGCTCGAAGTACCCGTGGGGCGTCGAGCAGGAGGTCTACGGCCTCCTGCTCGTCCACCACGCCATCCGACAACTCATGCACCAAGCCGCCCTGCATGAGGGCGTGGACCCCGACCGCTTGTCCTTCACCCGCAGTCTGCGGGTCGTGCGCCGCCAGGTCCCCGCCCAGGCGGCGCTTTCCCCCCGGCAGACTCACCAGGGCGCTGAACCGCACCCTGGCTGA
- a CDS encoding GntR family transcriptional regulator has product MQLSVDPDSATPPYEQIRARIADQARSGELPAGLRLPTVRALAEELGLAAGTVARAYRELEADGVVETHGRRGTLIAAAGDTAHRLAAAAATEYAERADRLGLSHADALAAVVTALRLAYPEA; this is encoded by the coding sequence GTGCAGCTCTCCGTCGACCCCGACTCCGCCACTCCCCCGTACGAGCAGATCCGCGCCCGGATCGCCGATCAGGCCCGCTCCGGCGAGCTGCCGGCCGGGCTGCGACTGCCGACCGTACGGGCCCTGGCCGAGGAGCTGGGGCTGGCCGCCGGGACCGTCGCCCGGGCGTACCGGGAGCTGGAGGCCGACGGGGTGGTGGAGACCCACGGCCGGCGCGGCACGCTGATCGCCGCCGCCGGGGACACCGCGCACCGGCTGGCCGCCGCGGCCGCCACCGAGTACGCCGAGCGCGCGGACCGCCTCGGGCTCTCCCACGCGGACGCCCTGGCCGCGGTGGTCACCGCCCTGCGGCTGGCCTACCCCGAGGCCTAG
- the qcrB gene encoding cytochrome bc1 complex cytochrome b subunit — protein MSSASSTTTGAAKPSSTRAKPANKWEAAADWTDGRLGIYSLAKANLRKIFPDHWSFMLGEICLYSFVIIILTGVYLTLFFKPSMGEVIYNGSYVPLKGIGMSEAYASTLDISFEVRGGLLIRQIHHWAALVFVAAMLVHMMRVFFTGAFRKPREINWVFGFLLLVLGMFDGFFGYSLPDDLLSGTGIRFMEGAILAVPLIGTYIQMFLYGGEFPGHDIIPRFFTIHVLLIPGIMLGLLVAHLILVFYHKHTQWAGPGKTEKNVVGMPLMPVYMAKAGGFFFLVFGIIAAISAIASINPIWAYGPYRPDQVSTDAQPDWYMGFSEGLIRVMPGWEISLWGHTLNLGVFIPLMIFPLVLVAIAVYPFIEGWITGDKREHHILDRPRNAPVRTGLGAAWISLYLVLLIGGGNDLFATHFHLSLNSITYFVRVGFFVVPVITFIVTKRWCLGLQRRDKEKVLHGRETGVIKRLPHGEFIEVHAQLPQKDLFKLTAHEQNQPVELPAQTDENGVARKAGVLTRTRAKLSRGFYGEGGQIPKPTSEEHHEITSGHGHH, from the coding sequence ATGAGTAGCGCGAGCAGCACCACGACCGGTGCCGCCAAGCCCTCCAGCACGCGCGCCAAGCCCGCCAACAAGTGGGAGGCCGCGGCTGACTGGACGGACGGCCGGCTGGGGATCTACTCCCTGGCCAAGGCCAACCTGCGGAAGATCTTCCCGGACCACTGGTCCTTCATGCTGGGCGAGATCTGCCTCTACTCGTTCGTCATCATCATCCTGACCGGCGTCTACCTGACGCTGTTCTTCAAGCCCTCCATGGGCGAGGTGATCTACAACGGGTCGTACGTCCCACTCAAGGGCATCGGCATGTCCGAGGCCTACGCGTCGACGCTCGACATCAGCTTCGAGGTCCGCGGCGGCCTGCTGATCCGTCAGATCCACCACTGGGCCGCGCTGGTCTTCGTCGCCGCGATGCTCGTGCACATGATGCGCGTGTTCTTCACCGGCGCGTTCCGCAAGCCGCGCGAGATCAACTGGGTCTTCGGCTTCCTGCTGCTGGTCCTGGGCATGTTCGACGGCTTCTTCGGCTACTCGCTGCCCGACGACCTGCTCTCCGGCACCGGTATCCGCTTCATGGAAGGCGCGATCCTCGCCGTCCCGCTGATCGGCACGTACATCCAGATGTTCCTGTACGGCGGCGAGTTCCCCGGGCACGACATCATCCCGCGGTTCTTCACCATCCACGTGCTGCTGATCCCCGGCATCATGCTCGGCCTGCTGGTCGCGCACCTGATCCTGGTCTTCTACCACAAGCACACCCAGTGGGCGGGCCCGGGCAAGACCGAGAAGAACGTCGTCGGCATGCCGCTGATGCCGGTCTACATGGCCAAGGCCGGTGGCTTCTTCTTCCTGGTCTTCGGCATCATCGCCGCCATCTCGGCGATCGCCTCGATCAACCCGATCTGGGCCTACGGCCCGTACCGCCCGGACCAGGTCTCCACGGACGCCCAGCCGGACTGGTACATGGGCTTCTCCGAGGGTCTGATCCGCGTCATGCCGGGCTGGGAGATCAGCCTGTGGGGCCACACCCTGAACCTGGGTGTCTTCATCCCGCTGATGATCTTCCCGCTGGTCCTGGTCGCCATCGCGGTCTACCCGTTCATCGAGGGCTGGATCACCGGCGACAAGCGCGAGCACCACATCCTGGACCGCCCGCGCAACGCCCCGGTCCGCACCGGCCTGGGCGCCGCCTGGATCAGCCTGTACCTGGTGCTGCTGATCGGTGGTGGCAACGACCTGTTCGCCACGCACTTCCACCTGTCGCTGAACTCGATCACCTACTTCGTGCGCGTCGGCTTCTTCGTGGTGCCGGTCATCACCTTCATCGTCACCAAGCGCTGGTGCCTCGGCCTCCAGCGCCGTGACAAGGAGAAGGTGCTGCACGGCCGCGAGACGGGCGTCATCAAGCGCCTGCCGCACGGCGAGTTCATCGAGGTGCACGCCCAGCTGCCGCAGAAGGACCTGTTCAAGCTCACCGCGCACGAGCAGAACCAGCCGGTCGAGCTGCCGGCCCAGACGGACGAGAACGGCGTGGCCCGCAAGGCCGGCGTCCTCACCCGCACCCGGGCCAAGCTGTCCCGCGGCTTCTACGGCGAGGGCGGCCAGATCCCCAAGCCGACCTCCGAGGAGCACCACGAGATCACCAGCGGCCACGGCCACCACTGA
- the qcrA gene encoding cytochrome bc1 complex Rieske iron-sulfur subunit: MSEEKLPESHGSAGEVAHHGDPFADPGLPAHEPRRTDIDERAAQRAERQVSLMFVISMLATIGFIASYVAIDPDKIVYIFPLGHVSALNFALGLTLGVALFMIGAGAVHWARTLMSDVELPAERHPIEADDEVRADVIEQFKTGAAESGFGRRKMIRNTLIGSMALVPLSGVVLLRDLGPLPEKKLQETGWKEATATKPLSLINMSTMQPMKPEDIVVGSLTFAMPEGLSTHSEDFQQRIAKDALMLVRIAPEDIKDDKSKELGFEGILAYSKICTHVGCPISLYEQQTHHALCPCHQSTFDLADGARVIFGPAGHPLPQLKITTDEKGNLVATGDFKEPVGPSFWERAR; encoded by the coding sequence ATGTCAGAAGAGAAGCTCCCGGAGTCCCACGGCTCCGCCGGCGAGGTGGCCCACCACGGCGACCCGTTCGCCGACCCGGGTCTGCCGGCCCACGAGCCCCGGCGCACCGACATCGACGAGCGGGCCGCCCAGCGGGCCGAGCGCCAGGTGTCGCTGATGTTCGTGATCTCGATGCTCGCCACCATCGGCTTCATCGCCTCGTACGTGGCCATCGACCCGGACAAGATCGTCTACATCTTCCCGCTGGGCCACGTCAGCGCGCTGAACTTCGCGCTCGGCCTGACCCTGGGCGTCGCCCTCTTCATGATCGGCGCGGGCGCGGTCCACTGGGCCCGCACCCTGATGTCGGACGTCGAGCTGCCGGCCGAGCGTCACCCGATCGAGGCTGACGACGAGGTCCGCGCGGACGTCATCGAGCAGTTCAAGACCGGTGCCGCCGAGTCCGGTTTCGGCCGCCGCAAGATGATCCGCAACACGCTCATCGGCTCGATGGCGCTGGTCCCGCTCTCCGGCGTGGTCCTGCTCCGCGACCTCGGCCCGCTCCCGGAGAAGAAGCTCCAGGAGACCGGCTGGAAGGAGGCGACGGCGACCAAGCCGCTGTCCCTCATCAACATGAGCACCATGCAGCCGATGAAGCCCGAGGACATCGTCGTCGGCTCGCTGACCTTCGCCATGCCGGAGGGCCTGTCCACGCACAGCGAGGACTTCCAGCAGCGGATCGCCAAGGACGCCCTGATGCTCGTCCGCATCGCGCCCGAGGACATCAAGGACGACAAGTCCAAGGAGCTGGGCTTCGAGGGCATCCTCGCCTACTCCAAGATCTGCACCCACGTCGGCTGCCCGATCAGCCTGTACGAGCAGCAGACCCACCACGCGCTCTGCCCCTGCCACCAGTCGACCTTCGACCTGGCGGACGGCGCGCGCGTCATCTTCGGCCCGGCCGGCCACCCGCTGCCGCAGCTGAAGATCACCACTGACGAGAAGGGCAACCTGGTCGCCACCGGCGACTTCAAGGAGCCTGTCGGCCCGAGCTTCTGGGAGCGTGCTCGATGA